The proteins below come from a single Zhouia spongiae genomic window:
- a CDS encoding response regulator gives MNKKPSILIADDHPLLLKGLDEELVSKEYNVIATAINGMQALDLILNREPEIAILDIEMPLLSGIEVIKKSKKEGSKTKFIVLTSHKEQGLIYMSTQLGIDGYLLKEEPMSEIERCIAKVMKNETYFSTTFSRVLETEINPQLEKLKLLSPSERTILRLVAQSMTSKEIADHLLISVRTVQKHRSNIIQKLDIENHDDQLISWTQKYKELILSL, from the coding sequence ATGAATAAAAAACCAAGCATACTGATTGCAGACGATCATCCGTTATTACTGAAAGGATTAGATGAAGAACTGGTATCTAAAGAATATAATGTGATAGCCACAGCTATAAACGGAATGCAGGCGCTTGATCTTATATTGAATAGAGAACCCGAAATAGCGATATTAGATATAGAAATGCCTTTACTCTCAGGGATAGAAGTCATTAAAAAATCGAAAAAAGAAGGCAGTAAGACAAAGTTTATCGTGCTCACTTCCCATAAAGAGCAAGGACTTATTTATATGTCTACCCAATTGGGAATCGACGGATACTTACTCAAAGAGGAACCCATGTCTGAGATCGAACGCTGTATTGCCAAAGTAATGAAGAACGAAACGTATTTTAGCACTACGTTTAGCAGGGTTTTGGAAACCGAAATAAATCCGCAACTCGAAAAGCTAAAACTATTATCGCCTTCCGAACGTACCATACTCCGCTTGGTAGCCCAGTCAATGACATCAAAAGAAATCGCTGATCACTTACTCATATCGGTCAGAACCGTTCAAAAGCACCGGAGTAATATCATTCAGAAACTAGATATCGAAAACCATGATGATCAATTAATCTCATGGACACAAAAATATAAAGAACTGATATTGTCTTTGTAA
- a CDS encoding heparan-alpha-glucosaminide N-acetyltransferase domain-containing protein, with product MKSKRIRSIDIFRALTMFFMIFVNDLWSLTGVPEWLEHAAANEDRMGFSDIIFPLFLFIVGLSIPLAIHTRLKKGDTVTGIFKHIIFRTIALLTMGFYMVNFETIYDDTMLINKHYWEILMALAICLIWLDYKRISWIDKNTEIVIRVIGVLLLVFLGIIYKGGSADSIVWMRPGWWGILGLIGWAYFFSGIVYLLLRKHRPYLFLVFLFFLFMNIQENGYFQNIPAFKLIVSAANYVLVMAGVLCTSLFLYFREKEKEHLFLSVVFGAGLLFILYGFALRTIFPISKIQATPTWSALCIGISYILYVLFYIVTDKFHFYKWADLLKPAGTSTLSCYLMPYFIYPMVILIGFEWPSAISSGFPGIVKSLLFSFVIILFVGWMEKRNIRLKI from the coding sequence TTGAAAAGTAAAAGAATCCGTTCTATTGACATCTTTCGTGCCTTAACCATGTTTTTTATGATCTTTGTGAATGACCTGTGGTCTCTCACCGGAGTTCCTGAATGGCTGGAGCATGCAGCTGCTAACGAAGACCGCATGGGGTTTTCTGATATTATTTTCCCCTTATTCCTTTTTATAGTAGGGCTGTCAATTCCGCTTGCTATTCACACCCGGCTAAAAAAGGGAGATACTGTTACAGGCATATTCAAACATATTATCTTCCGTACCATAGCCCTTTTAACCATGGGTTTTTATATGGTGAATTTTGAAACTATTTATGACGATACCATGCTTATTAACAAGCATTATTGGGAAATCCTGATGGCCCTGGCCATCTGCCTGATATGGCTGGATTATAAAAGAATTTCATGGATTGATAAAAATACTGAAATCGTAATCCGGGTAATCGGTGTGCTACTATTGGTTTTTCTGGGAATTATATATAAAGGGGGCAGTGCCGATTCGATAGTATGGATGCGTCCCGGCTGGTGGGGCATACTCGGACTTATAGGGTGGGCTTATTTTTTTAGCGGTATCGTTTACTTACTTCTTAGAAAGCACCGCCCATACCTGTTTCTGGTTTTCTTATTTTTCTTATTTATGAATATACAGGAAAACGGTTACTTTCAAAACATTCCTGCTTTTAAGCTTATTGTCAGTGCTGCTAATTATGTTTTAGTAATGGCAGGCGTATTGTGTACTAGTTTGTTTCTGTATTTCAGGGAAAAGGAAAAAGAGCATCTTTTTTTAAGCGTTGTATTTGGTGCAGGACTTCTTTTTATTCTCTATGGTTTTGCGCTCAGAACGATCTTTCCAATATCTAAAATACAGGCAACTCCTACCTGGAGTGCTCTGTGTATCGGCATCAGTTATATTTTGTATGTTCTTTTTTACATAGTAACAGACAAGTTTCATTTTTACAAATGGGCTGACCTTTTAAAGCCTGCCGGCACCAGCACTCTTAGCTGTTATTTAATGCCTTATTTTATTTATCCGATGGTTATACTTATTGGTTTTGAGTGGCCTTCTGCGATATCGTCGGGGTTTCCGGGAATTGTAAAGTCGTTGTTATTTTCTTTTGTAATTATTCTTTTTGTCGGATGGATGGAGAAACGCAATATCCGACTGAAAATATAA